One region of Eupeodes corollae chromosome 1, idEupCoro1.1, whole genome shotgun sequence genomic DNA includes:
- the LOC129953787 gene encoding thioredoxin, mitochondrial has protein sequence MLNQFSRVLFKQAVTHSRRRLSNSQNCYKSFVIKDHYDFDRKVINSENPVIVNFHAEWCDPCKILTPKMEELLGNSDEIDLAVIDVDSNTDLVETFEVKAVPAVLAFKNGVVVDKFIGLVDANSIETLIQKLKPTKN, from the exons atgcTGAACCAATTCTCAAGGGTATTATTTAAACAAGCTGTGACTCATTCAAGAAGAAGGTTGTCAAATTCACAAAATTGCTACAAATCCTTCGTAATAAAGGATCATTATGACTTTGATCGTAAA gTAATCAACAGTGAAAATCCAGTAATAGTAAATTTTCATGCTGAATGGTGTGACCCGTGCAAAATACTTACTCCAAAAATGGAAGAGTTGCTTGGAAATTCTGATGAAATTGATCTGGCAGTTATAGATGTAGACTCTAACACAGATTTGGTGGAAACTTTTGAAGTAAAAGCTGTGCCTGCAGTATTGGCTTTCAAAAACGGAGTTGTTGTGGATAAGTTTATTGGTCTAGTGGACGCAAATAGTATAGAAACTCTAATACAGAAACTGAAaccaactaaaaattaa